A section of the Pseudomonas sp. Q1-7 genome encodes:
- the gcvA gene encoding transcriptional regulator GcvA: protein MKKRLPPLNWLRAFEASARHLNFTHAAQELNLTQAAISQQLKALESQLGTALFKRLPRGLELTEAGMSYFPVVRESVERLAAATDEIFGQGHRRVLVLRTSLVFFTHWLAMRLPRFRAHYPHVNIRIDSNIWVDDSASDSDLEIRYGQGRWPGMKSERLTWDTLQPVCSPSLPTAERPLNRPLDLAHHELLHVLGYEEGWGYWLKKNRADSVDSSQGLQFDTLISALEVAELGQGVALARSSLVHHLLQSGRLIAPLGSTVATQEAFYLVYTPHSVINPDVAAFAEWLTGEAQAFRAEADSANA from the coding sequence ATGAAAAAGCGCTTACCTCCATTGAACTGGCTCCGCGCGTTTGAAGCGTCTGCCCGCCACCTTAACTTCACCCACGCAGCCCAGGAGCTGAACCTCACCCAAGCCGCGATCAGCCAGCAACTCAAGGCCTTGGAGTCGCAGCTGGGCACAGCCCTGTTTAAGCGTTTGCCGCGCGGTCTGGAGCTCACGGAAGCGGGCATGTCTTACTTTCCCGTGGTGCGTGAGTCGGTGGAACGTTTGGCAGCGGCTACTGATGAAATTTTTGGCCAGGGGCATCGACGTGTATTGGTCCTGCGAACCAGTCTGGTGTTCTTCACGCACTGGCTAGCGATGCGCTTGCCGCGTTTTCGTGCTCACTATCCCCACGTGAACATCCGAATCGACAGCAATATCTGGGTAGATGACTCCGCGTCGGATTCGGACCTGGAGATTCGCTACGGGCAAGGGCGTTGGCCGGGTATGAAATCCGAGCGACTCACCTGGGATACCCTGCAGCCGGTGTGCTCTCCCAGTCTCCCAACGGCCGAAAGGCCCTTGAATCGCCCGCTGGATCTGGCCCACCACGAACTGTTGCATGTGCTGGGTTACGAAGAAGGTTGGGGCTATTGGCTCAAGAAGAACCGCGCGGACAGCGTTGACTCCTCCCAGGGGTTGCAATTCGACACGCTGATTTCCGCGCTTGAGGTGGCGGAATTGGGCCAAGGCGTGGCCTTGGCCCGCTCATCGCTCGTGCACCACCTGCTGCAAAGTGGCCGCCTCATTGCTCCACTGGGCAGCACGGTCGCCACACAGGAGGCCTTCTATCTCGTGTACACCCCGCACAGCGTTATCAATCCCGATGTTGCTGCATTTGCCGAATGGTTGACCGGTGAGGCGCAGGCCTTCCGCGCAGAAGCAGACTCCGCGAATGCTTGA
- a CDS encoding CoA transferase: MILADLGATVIHIDPPTGPLWDSPANATLNRNKLCMRLDLKSADGLRQARELVAKADVVIENFRPGVMVDLGLSFSELRRSRPELITLSIPGFASNDELRREWRATEAVIASASGVFTDMGQNRVLMGINPSFSPLPLASAYGTMLAVSAVVLALQAREKSGVGDEIEVPLSAAVMEGLSYNSIKIDGYPLRYKTLREKESERRRAENLPMNLSYEELQEYLDPFYRTYECADGRKFYAVCPSHRDHAKRCLQAMGLYEEMLAAGLPKVDNPYLPIDQWEGNASLGVYPLPADWAARISARMKEVFLTKTAAEWEVIFGEGRFPGAPHRSTQEWLHDEHANTAGLVVEVTDREYGVMKQPGPVAWLEGCAEPMLKPVSRRDVTFDEALATLQERPTPTLPAPKLDGQGGWLDGVKILDLTNVIAGPHSTSFLGRFGADVIKLDPAVPNYDPWNTVVFGLSSARGKESILVDLNSADGREVFNRLVREVDVIVMNAPDRQLAPLGLDEASLQAVNPGVIFCQLDCFGGPRRGPRTDYLGYDDLIQATTGIMLRFGGGMQTPEEHAHVGTIDVMCGFAAALGVATALYRKHRSGEALRARTSLAALGNLVQIPFCYDYAGRGPFDEPSGRDAVGYSELSRFYRTADGWIYLDADESDLDKFGAIAELAGVASATDREAFLGQAFGRMSSETLQARLQAANIAAAAPDNIDNLRQRYSRAADGQPGTSIGSYAFSVYGDHPSGHRITQLDPYAIRPRVSRIRALPPAEKFGASTRKVLERLGYSAEQIRMLLDIGAISESWSDEYLPT; encoded by the coding sequence ATGATCCTCGCCGATCTCGGTGCCACCGTCATTCATATCGATCCGCCGACGGGGCCGCTCTGGGACAGTCCAGCCAACGCCACACTCAACCGCAACAAGCTGTGCATGCGTCTGGATCTGAAGAGTGCCGATGGTCTGCGCCAGGCTCGCGAACTGGTCGCGAAGGCGGATGTGGTGATCGAGAACTTTCGTCCGGGTGTGATGGTAGACCTGGGCCTGAGCTTCTCTGAATTGCGGCGTAGCCGCCCGGAACTGATCACACTTTCCATCCCCGGTTTCGCCAGCAACGATGAGTTGCGTCGTGAGTGGCGCGCCACCGAGGCGGTAATCGCGTCAGCCTCTGGCGTGTTCACCGACATGGGCCAGAACCGGGTGCTGATGGGGATCAACCCGAGCTTCTCTCCGCTGCCCCTGGCCTCCGCCTACGGCACCATGCTCGCAGTGTCGGCCGTGGTATTGGCTCTGCAGGCGCGCGAAAAAAGTGGCGTCGGTGATGAGATTGAAGTGCCGCTTTCCGCGGCGGTGATGGAAGGGCTTTCCTACAACTCCATCAAGATCGACGGCTATCCGCTGCGATACAAGACCTTGCGCGAGAAAGAAAGCGAGCGGCGCAGGGCGGAGAACCTGCCGATGAACCTCAGTTATGAGGAGCTGCAGGAGTACCTGGATCCCTTCTACCGCACCTACGAATGCGCCGACGGCCGCAAGTTTTATGCGGTCTGTCCTTCGCACCGGGACCATGCCAAGCGCTGCCTGCAGGCCATGGGGCTGTACGAGGAGATGCTCGCCGCGGGCCTGCCCAAGGTGGACAACCCGTACCTGCCGATCGATCAGTGGGAAGGCAATGCTTCCCTGGGTGTCTACCCGTTGCCCGCAGATTGGGCCGCGCGTATCTCCGCACGGATGAAGGAAGTATTCCTCACCAAGACTGCTGCCGAGTGGGAGGTGATCTTCGGCGAAGGGCGTTTCCCTGGGGCTCCACACCGTTCCACTCAGGAATGGCTGCACGACGAGCACGCCAACACGGCCGGTCTGGTAGTCGAGGTGACGGACCGCGAGTACGGGGTAATGAAACAACCCGGGCCGGTGGCATGGTTGGAAGGCTGTGCAGAACCGATGCTCAAGCCGGTTTCCCGTCGTGACGTTACTTTCGATGAGGCGCTGGCAACGCTGCAGGAGCGTCCGACTCCGACTCTGCCGGCACCGAAGCTGGACGGGCAGGGTGGTTGGCTGGACGGCGTGAAGATCCTCGACCTCACCAACGTCATCGCCGGTCCGCACTCCACCTCGTTCCTCGGTCGCTTCGGCGCGGACGTGATCAAGCTTGATCCGGCAGTACCCAATTACGATCCGTGGAACACGGTCGTCTTCGGCCTGTCCTCCGCACGTGGCAAGGAAAGCATCCTGGTCGACCTCAACAGTGCCGACGGTCGCGAGGTGTTCAACCGCCTGGTCCGCGAAGTGGACGTCATCGTGATGAACGCCCCGGATCGACAACTGGCCCCGCTGGGCCTGGACGAGGCCAGCCTGCAGGCGGTGAATCCTGGTGTGATCTTCTGCCAGCTCGACTGCTTCGGTGGCCCGCGCCGTGGCCCGCGTACCGACTACCTGGGTTACGACGATCTGATCCAGGCCACCACCGGCATCATGCTGCGCTTTGGCGGCGGCATGCAGACCCCGGAAGAACACGCCCACGTCGGTACCATCGACGTGATGTGCGGCTTCGCTGCAGCCCTGGGAGTGGCGACCGCGCTGTACCGCAAGCATCGCTCCGGCGAAGCCCTCCGCGCGCGCACCTCTCTGGCGGCACTGGGTAACCTGGTCCAGATTCCGTTCTGCTACGACTACGCAGGTCGCGGCCCCTTCGATGAGCCGTCTGGTCGTGACGCCGTAGGTTACAGCGAGTTGTCGCGCTTCTATCGCACAGCAGACGGCTGGATTTACCTGGATGCTGACGAGAGTGACCTGGACAAGTTCGGTGCTATTGCCGAACTGGCAGGCGTGGCTTCGGCGACTGATCGTGAGGCCTTCCTTGGCCAAGCCTTTGGCCGCATGTCCAGCGAAACGCTGCAGGCGCGTCTGCAGGCGGCCAACATCGCAGCTGCGGCGCCGGACAACATCGACAATCTGCGTCAACGCTATAGCCGCGCGGCCGATGGTCAGCCAGGCACGAGCATCGGCAGCTACGCCTTCAGCGTGTATGGCGATCATCCCAGCGGCCATCGGATCACGCAGCTCGACCCGTATGCGATTCGCCCGCGCGTTTCGCGCATTCGTGCCCTGCCGCCGGCGGAGAAATTTGGCGCCTCTACCCGCAAGGTCCTTGAACGACTGGGTTACAGCGCTGAGCAGATTCGCATGCTGCTGGATATCGGGGCGATCAGCGAAAGCTGGAGTGACGAGTACCTGCCGACCTAA
- a CDS encoding iron-containing alcohol dehydrogenase, with protein sequence MTYSSILPRVLQTGAGASLQIPQILASLGCMRPLIITDRMMVELGYAGRIQNALADTGLYADIFSDTVPEPTVASIQAGVETARSGGYDSIIALGGGSPIDSAKAIGILAKHGGEMRDYKFPRNVTEAGLPIIAIPTTAGTGSEVTRFTIITDEKSDEKMLCVGAGFMPVAALVDFELTLSLPPRVTADTGIDALTHAIEAYVSKKANLFSDAQALAAMRLIGPNLRRVYAQGDDRVAREAVMLGSTLAGLAFSAASVALVHGMSRPIGAFFHVPHGLSNAMLLPAVTAFSIPSARDRYADCARAMGVATASDSDNAAVEKLLAELEAINAELNVPTPAQFGIDRNQFFELMPTMARQALASGSPGNNPRVPSETEMVELYRSLW encoded by the coding sequence ATGACTTACTCAAGCATTCTTCCCCGCGTTCTGCAGACCGGAGCCGGCGCCAGCCTGCAGATCCCGCAGATCCTCGCCAGCCTGGGCTGCATGCGCCCGCTGATCATTACCGACCGCATGATGGTTGAACTGGGCTACGCCGGGCGCATTCAAAATGCCCTCGCCGATACCGGTCTGTATGCAGACATCTTCTCCGATACCGTACCGGAACCCACGGTTGCCTCAATCCAGGCAGGTGTCGAAACCGCTCGGAGTGGTGGCTACGACAGCATCATCGCACTGGGCGGCGGTAGCCCGATCGACAGTGCCAAGGCCATCGGCATCCTCGCCAAGCACGGTGGTGAAATGCGCGACTACAAGTTCCCGCGCAACGTTACAGAGGCCGGCCTGCCGATCATCGCCATTCCAACCACTGCCGGCACCGGTTCGGAAGTGACTCGTTTCACCATCATCACCGACGAGAAAAGCGACGAGAAGATGCTCTGCGTCGGCGCGGGCTTCATGCCCGTGGCCGCACTGGTGGACTTCGAGCTGACCCTGAGCCTGCCCCCGAGGGTCACTGCCGATACCGGAATAGATGCGCTGACCCATGCCATCGAGGCGTATGTCAGCAAGAAGGCCAATCTATTCAGCGATGCACAGGCGCTGGCCGCAATGCGTCTGATCGGGCCGAACCTGCGTCGGGTCTATGCGCAGGGTGACGATCGGGTGGCACGGGAAGCGGTGATGCTGGGTTCGACCCTGGCGGGGTTGGCGTTCTCGGCCGCCTCGGTCGCATTGGTGCATGGAATGAGCCGACCGATCGGCGCGTTCTTCCATGTGCCGCATGGCCTGTCGAACGCCATGCTGCTGCCTGCGGTTACTGCGTTCTCCATCCCCTCGGCCCGGGATCGCTACGCCGACTGTGCGCGAGCGATGGGGGTAGCGACCGCCTCGGACAGCGACAACGCCGCTGTGGAGAAGCTCCTGGCTGAACTGGAGGCGATCAACGCTGAGTTGAACGTGCCAACGCCGGCGCAGTTCGGCATCGACCGTAATCAATTCTTTGAGCTCATGCCGACCATGGCTCGTCAGGCGCTGGCCTCCGGCTCGCCTGGCAATAACCCGCGCGTACCCAGCGAGACCGAGATGGTCGAGCTGTACCGCAGCCTCTGGTAA
- a CDS encoding CoA-acylating methylmalonate-semialdehyde dehydrogenase, producing the protein MNTVGHLINGQITTAAKRTQDVFNPATGEVSRQVALATAQTVDCAIAAAEAAFPAWRDTPPIKRARVMFRFKELLEKNADTICQMIGEEHGKISHDAAGELQRGIENVEYACGIAELLKGEHSKNVGPNIDSWSEFQPLGVVAGITPFNFPVMVPLWMFPMAIASGNCFILKPSERDPSSTLFIAQLLQEAGLPNGVLNVVNGDKEAVDILLRDPRVQAVSFVGSTPVAEYIYSTATAHGKRCQALGGAKNHAIVMPDADMDNAVNQLLGAAFGSSGERCMALSVAVAVGDAAADALVEKMQAAMQNLKVGAYTDSQNDFGPVITRQHQQKVIGYIDSAEEQGATVVVDGREPRVQGYENGFFVGGTLIDRVTPEMVSYKEEIFGPVLQVVRVNSMKEAMALIDNHEYGNGTCIFTRDGEAARYFSDNIKVGMVGINVPLPVPVAYHSFGGWKRSLFGDLHAYGPDAVRFYTRRKTVTQRWPSSGVREGVEFSMPTMK; encoded by the coding sequence ATGAACACTGTAGGCCACCTGATCAACGGCCAGATCACGACTGCCGCCAAGCGCACCCAGGATGTCTTCAACCCGGCTACGGGTGAAGTTTCCCGCCAGGTCGCACTGGCCACCGCCCAGACCGTGGATTGTGCGATTGCCGCGGCTGAAGCCGCCTTCCCGGCCTGGCGCGATACGCCGCCGATCAAACGTGCGCGGGTGATGTTCCGCTTCAAGGAACTGTTGGAGAAGAACGCCGACACCATCTGCCAGATGATCGGTGAGGAGCACGGCAAGATCTCCCATGACGCCGCCGGTGAACTGCAGCGCGGTATCGAGAACGTCGAATACGCCTGTGGCATCGCCGAGCTTCTCAAGGGGGAGCACAGCAAGAACGTTGGACCGAACATTGACTCCTGGAGCGAGTTCCAGCCGTTGGGCGTGGTGGCCGGCATTACGCCGTTCAACTTCCCGGTGATGGTGCCGCTGTGGATGTTCCCGATGGCGATTGCCAGCGGCAACTGCTTCATCCTCAAGCCTTCCGAGCGCGATCCGAGCTCCACCCTGTTCATCGCCCAGTTGCTGCAAGAAGCGGGTCTGCCCAATGGTGTGTTGAACGTGGTGAACGGTGACAAGGAAGCGGTGGACATCCTCCTGCGCGACCCTCGCGTTCAGGCGGTGAGTTTTGTCGGTTCGACTCCGGTGGCCGAGTACATCTATTCCACCGCAACGGCCCATGGCAAACGGTGCCAAGCGCTGGGGGGTGCCAAGAACCACGCCATCGTGATGCCCGACGCAGACATGGACAACGCTGTTAACCAACTGCTCGGGGCGGCCTTCGGCTCTTCCGGCGAGCGCTGCATGGCCTTGTCGGTCGCCGTGGCGGTGGGGGATGCAGCGGCGGATGCGCTGGTCGAAAAAATGCAGGCGGCCATGCAGAACCTGAAAGTCGGCGCCTACACCGACAGCCAGAACGATTTCGGCCCTGTCATCACCCGCCAGCATCAGCAGAAGGTGATTGGCTACATCGACAGCGCGGAAGAGCAGGGCGCCACTGTCGTGGTCGACGGTCGCGAGCCCCGAGTCCAGGGTTACGAGAATGGGTTCTTCGTGGGCGGCACCCTGATCGATCGCGTGACGCCGGAAATGGTCAGCTACAAGGAAGAGATCTTTGGCCCCGTGCTACAGGTTGTTCGCGTCAACAGCATGAAAGAAGCCATGGCGCTGATCGACAACCACGAGTACGGCAACGGCACCTGCATCTTCACCCGCGATGGCGAGGCTGCCCGGTACTTCTCCGACAACATCAAGGTCGGCATGGTCGGTATCAACGTCCCGCTGCCCGTACCCGTGGCCTACCACAGCTTTGGCGGTTGGAAACGCTCGCTGTTCGGCGACCTGCACGCCTATGGCCCGGACGCGGTTCGCTTCTATACCCGCCGCAAGACCGTGACCCAGCGCTGGCCGTCCTCCGGCGTGCGCGAAGGCGTCGAGTTCTCCATGCCGACGATGAAGTAG
- a CDS encoding BCCT family transporter, protein MNKVHTGAALDGRVFWPSLIVILGITIPLVAFPESGEAIINQMFAFSTGKFGWLYLVSGLSVVAFLLWLAFGRYGNIRLGRETDVPEFSYFSWVAMIFCGGIGIAIVNWAWVEPIYYFNAPPLNVAAHSREAAEWALTYGQFHWGLTPWAFYCLPALPIAYSMYVRRQPGVRLSVAARGVLGTKANGWMGILLDTIVVFGIVGGVGTSLGLAVPLVSTLASDVFGIKPSFAFDMAILSLWTLMFGMSVWFGLSKGIKILSDINVYLALLLLAFVAIIGPTLMIINGWANSLGLMFNNFIHMSLWTDPIAKGSFPQDWTVFYWAWWIAYAPMMGLFVARISRGRTIKELILAELVWGSLGCWIFFAVWGGYSLNLQLSGALDVSAILSQQGIPAAVLAILKTIPFSGPIIAAFVLLCFVFLATTLDSAAYVLASVTSRELNGYEEPQRWLRIVWALLLAVIGIGLIKVGGLKAVQTSTIVVALPLIPVLGVLAWSLVRMIRADFGDQLENREVVLATSQVTVPGHREETDDPDMLIPMATTVGK, encoded by the coding sequence ATGAACAAAGTCCACACGGGCGCTGCGCTTGATGGGCGCGTATTCTGGCCCTCATTGATTGTCATTCTGGGCATCACCATTCCCCTGGTCGCTTTCCCCGAGTCGGGCGAAGCGATCATCAACCAGATGTTTGCGTTTTCCACCGGGAAGTTCGGCTGGCTGTATTTGGTATCCGGGCTTTCAGTGGTTGCGTTTCTGCTCTGGCTCGCCTTCGGCCGTTACGGAAACATCCGCCTGGGTCGGGAGACGGATGTTCCCGAATTCTCCTATTTCAGTTGGGTGGCGATGATTTTCTGCGGTGGCATTGGTATCGCCATCGTCAACTGGGCCTGGGTCGAGCCGATTTACTACTTCAACGCGCCGCCACTGAATGTCGCAGCGCACAGCCGAGAGGCCGCCGAGTGGGCACTGACCTATGGACAGTTCCATTGGGGGCTTACGCCCTGGGCGTTCTACTGTTTGCCCGCCTTGCCCATTGCCTATTCCATGTACGTGCGCCGGCAGCCTGGCGTGCGTCTATCGGTGGCGGCACGCGGGGTACTGGGAACCAAGGCCAACGGCTGGATGGGCATCCTGCTCGATACCATCGTGGTCTTCGGGATTGTCGGGGGTGTGGGAACTTCGCTCGGTCTTGCCGTGCCGCTGGTCTCGACCCTGGCCAGCGATGTCTTCGGGATCAAGCCGTCGTTTGCCTTCGATATGGCGATTCTCTCCCTCTGGACACTGATGTTCGGTATGAGCGTCTGGTTCGGTCTCAGCAAGGGCATCAAGATCCTCAGCGACATAAACGTCTATCTGGCACTTCTGCTGTTGGCGTTCGTAGCCATCATCGGCCCCACCCTGATGATCATTAATGGATGGGCAAACAGCCTGGGATTGATGTTCAACAACTTCATTCACATGAGCTTGTGGACCGATCCGATCGCGAAGGGCTCCTTCCCCCAGGATTGGACGGTTTTCTACTGGGCCTGGTGGATTGCCTACGCGCCGATGATGGGTTTGTTCGTGGCTCGTATTTCACGGGGCCGTACCATCAAGGAGTTGATTCTTGCCGAGTTGGTCTGGGGCAGTCTCGGCTGCTGGATCTTCTTCGCCGTATGGGGCGGATATTCGCTGAATCTTCAACTGTCTGGTGCGCTGGACGTGAGTGCGATCCTCAGTCAGCAGGGTATTCCCGCAGCCGTTCTTGCCATTCTCAAGACCATTCCATTCTCTGGCCCGATAATCGCCGCGTTCGTGCTGTTGTGCTTCGTTTTCCTGGCGACCACGCTGGATTCGGCAGCCTACGTCCTGGCGTCGGTCACTTCGCGTGAACTGAACGGTTATGAAGAGCCGCAACGCTGGTTACGAATTGTCTGGGCATTGCTTCTTGCGGTGATCGGTATCGGGCTGATCAAGGTCGGGGGTCTCAAGGCGGTGCAGACGTCGACGATCGTCGTGGCACTCCCACTGATCCCGGTCCTCGGCGTGCTGGCCTGGTCCCTGGTTCGCATGATCAGGGCAGACTTCGGCGATCAGCTCGAAAATCGTGAAGTGGTTCTGGCCACCTCGCAGGTCACGGTTCCTGGGCATAGGGAAGAGACGGACGATCCGGACATGCTGATCCCGATGGCAACCACGGTAGGCAAATGA
- a CDS encoding SDR family NAD(P)-dependent oxidoreductase, whose translation MTKIAIVTGSSRGLGRNTTLNIARQGSDVVVTYHSQADAALSVVAEVEALGRKAVALQLDAGDVTTFPAFVQRLRQTLRETWQRDSFDHLVNNAGHGDMASIAETTEAQFDALVNVHFKGVFFLTQALLPLLADGGRIVNISSGLTRVSYPGFSVYSAVKGAVEVLSLYMAKELGSRGIAVNTVAPGAIETDFLGGAVRDMPDLNKVFADMTALGRVGVPDDIGPMIASLLGEQNRWINAQRIEVSGGQAI comes from the coding sequence ATGACCAAGATCGCTATCGTAACCGGCTCCAGCCGCGGCCTCGGCCGTAACACCACCTTGAATATCGCACGTCAGGGTAGCGATGTGGTTGTCACCTATCACAGCCAGGCCGACGCCGCACTGTCCGTGGTAGCCGAAGTCGAAGCGCTGGGGCGCAAGGCCGTCGCGCTGCAACTGGACGCCGGCGACGTCACCACCTTCCCCGCCTTCGTGCAGCGCCTGCGCCAGACTTTGCGCGAGACCTGGCAGCGTGACAGCTTTGATCACCTGGTCAACAACGCCGGCCACGGGGACATGGCGTCGATCGCCGAAACCACCGAAGCGCAATTCGATGCTCTGGTGAACGTCCATTTCAAAGGCGTGTTCTTCCTCACCCAGGCATTGCTGCCGTTGCTGGCCGATGGCGGTCGTATCGTCAACATATCTTCGGGGCTGACGCGCGTCTCCTATCCCGGCTTCTCCGTCTACTCGGCGGTCAAGGGTGCGGTCGAGGTACTAAGCCTGTACATGGCCAAGGAGCTGGGCAGCCGAGGTATTGCGGTCAACACTGTGGCGCCGGGAGCAATCGAGACCGATTTTCTGGGCGGTGCGGTGCGCGACATGCCGGATCTGAACAAGGTCTTCGCGGACATGACGGCGCTCGGCCGCGTTGGCGTACCCGACGATATCGGCCCGATGATCGCCAGCCTGCTCGGCGAGCAGAATCGCTGGATTAATGCCCAGCGCATTGAGGTCTCCGGCGGCCAGGCGATCTGA
- a CDS encoding AraC family transcriptional regulator, producing MSAELLNAVREYLNSHVAPNDLAQTPISGLTIIRTHEPSGLDYAITRPLACLVLQGRKQVMTGTQTFTFSAGDSLLITADVPTVSQIVQASPEAPYISLVIDLNPALLTELMEEMRSAPSPEEAPIKIEPTDTEVVEAALRLMRLLDRPASATVLHASLMRELHYWLLAGRHGSAISRLGWPDGHAQRIARAVTVLRNEFTRPLPVEHLASVAGMSTSSFHHHFRKQTSLTPLQFQKQLRLIEARRLMIGEGVSSSTAAFTVGYESVSQFNREYRRLFGMPPGRHTAGAC from the coding sequence ATGAGCGCAGAGCTGCTGAATGCCGTTCGCGAGTATCTGAATAGCCATGTCGCCCCCAATGACCTTGCCCAAACACCCATTTCCGGCTTGACCATCATCCGTACGCATGAGCCAAGTGGGCTGGATTACGCCATTACCCGGCCTCTCGCCTGTCTCGTCCTGCAAGGCCGCAAGCAGGTGATGACGGGAACTCAGACGTTTACCTTCAGCGCAGGAGATTCGCTGCTGATCACCGCCGATGTACCGACGGTCAGTCAGATTGTTCAGGCGAGTCCCGAGGCACCGTACATCTCGCTGGTGATCGATCTGAATCCCGCCTTGCTCACCGAGTTAATGGAAGAAATGAGGTCCGCTCCGAGCCCTGAGGAGGCGCCGATAAAGATCGAACCGACTGACACTGAGGTCGTTGAAGCGGCGCTGCGATTGATGCGCTTGCTGGATCGCCCGGCTTCAGCGACGGTGCTGCATGCCTCGTTAATGCGCGAGCTGCACTACTGGTTGCTGGCAGGGCGTCATGGTTCGGCAATCAGTCGTCTGGGCTGGCCGGATGGCCATGCGCAGCGTATCGCGCGGGCGGTGACGGTGCTGCGTAACGAGTTCACTCGCCCCCTGCCGGTGGAACATCTGGCCTCCGTAGCCGGCATGAGCACATCGTCATTCCATCATCATTTCCGCAAGCAAACGTCGCTTACGCCGCTGCAGTTTCAGAAGCAGCTACGGTTGATCGAGGCCCGTCGCCTGATGATCGGGGAAGGGGTCTCGTCCAGTACTGCGGCATTCACCGTAGGCTATGAAAGCGTGTCGCAGTTCAATCGAGAATACCGCCGCCTATTTGGCATGCCGCCGGGCCGACATACGGCTGGCGCTTGCTGA
- a CDS encoding IS3 family transposase (programmed frameshift), whose product MSKRKKYSPEFKREAIELVRRSGASCRQVALEIGVAPNLLTRWVREAQPSAEKAFPGTGSPRDEELARLKRELARVTKERDFLKRRGSVLCQGVIERYTVIQRCRNEYPVRLMCRCLKVSASGYYAWQDREPSPRAQENARLVRRIREIHEDSRGVIGAPRMHEDLLDEGEIVSLNRVARLMAAERIQGWPRRKRRGFGRVASGRPAGVKNLLERDFTVQEPERKWVTDITEIATLEGKLFLCVVLDLYSKLVIGWSMHHRQDRQMVIRAVEMAIWQRQGDWSVILHSDRGSQFTSADYQRFLNRNTLVCSMSAVGHCGDNAACEGFFGQLKRERVAHQSYRTRDEARADLFDYIERFHNPRMRRRVARQDLKFSALFKPSVEMG is encoded by the exons ATGTCCAAGCGCAAGAAATACAGCCCCGAATTCAAGCGGGAAGCCATCGAGCTGGTTCGTCGTTCAGGGGCGAGCTGCCGACAGGTGGCCCTGGAGATTGGTGTTGCTCCCAACCTGCTCACACGCTGGGTTCGGGAGGCACAACCAAGCGCAGAGAAAGCCTTCCCTGGAACGGGAAGTCCGCGGGATGAGGAGCTTGCCCGCCTCAAGCGCGAGTTGGCCCGAGTAACCAAGGAACGTGATTTTTTAA AGAGACGCGGCAGCGTACTTTGCCAAGGAGTCATCGAGCGGTACACGGTGATCCAGCGCTGCCGCAACGAGTACCCGGTACGACTGATGTGCCGTTGTCTGAAGGTTTCTGCCAGTGGCTATTACGCCTGGCAGGATCGCGAGCCAAGCCCACGTGCTCAAGAGAATGCGCGCCTGGTGAGGCGTATTCGGGAGATCCACGAGGACAGCCGTGGAGTGATCGGAGCGCCACGGATGCACGAGGATCTGCTCGACGAGGGCGAAATCGTCAGCCTGAACCGCGTTGCTCGCCTGATGGCCGCTGAGCGCATTCAAGGCTGGCCCCGCCGTAAGAGACGTGGCTTTGGAAGAGTCGCCAGCGGCCGTCCAGCAGGCGTGAAAAACCTGCTGGAGCGCGATTTCACCGTGCAGGAACCGGAGCGCAAGTGGGTCACGGATATCACGGAGATAGCCACACTGGAAGGCAAGCTCTTCCTATGCGTGGTGCTCGACCTGTACAGCAAGTTGGTGATCGGTTGGTCGATGCATCACCGTCAGGATCGGCAGATGGTGATTCGAGCGGTGGAGATGGCGATCTGGCAGCGCCAAGGTGACTGGTCGGTGATCCTACATTCGGATCGCGGTAGCCAATTCACCAGTGCTGACTACCAGCGCTTTCTGAATCGCAACACGCTGGTCTGCAGCATGAGTGCCGTCGGGCATTGCGGCGACAACGCTGCCTGTGAAGGCTTCTTCGGTCAGCTCAAACGGGAGCGCGTTGCCCATCAATCGTATCGAACTCGTGATGAAGCTCGGGCGGATTTATTCGACTACATCGAGCGGTTTCATAACCCACGAATGCGTCGTAGAGTCGCCCGGCAAGATCTGAAGTTTTCAGCCCTTTTCAAACCGTCCGTGGAAATGGGGTAG